A stretch of the Amycolatopsis sp. BJA-103 genome encodes the following:
- a CDS encoding neutral zinc metallopeptidase, with translation MNMIQGGVRGFRRPALIAVVVALALGLSACNDKGSSTAGKEGSQPGAGDVAGLPITHFESGLKPDAPKPDLQVRNEDGSEDDQLAIAAIADAQTYWTEVMPRDFGQQYEPLKSLLSYSARTDDEDTKCGSVKGLINAFYCPPDDSVAWDRGVLLPMLRERFGKMASAVVLAHELGHAVQYRLGEKASIKKNTPSIVKEQQADCFAGGYFRWVAEDKSKFYRVSTSEGLNQVMASLFLIRDQAGTSATKQGAHGTAFDRTYAFQVGFEKGPKECAAMNEENIKARITERPFDKGDKGKGDAKLDAEIIGILKKSLDDAFKGAGVPGPEITEDGNGSCSGGPSTPPASYCPSNNTVSIDMAKLRELAQPVDQQAEWESGHSEGKGDFAAFSEIASRYAMGIQKGVGASIDNANAGLRTACLVGAWAKASSVPGATLRLSAGDLDEAISDLLSPESLVSADVNGKRVENGFERIEALRKGYLESSSVCSTQYG, from the coding sequence GTGAACATGATCCAAGGGGGAGTGCGGGGCTTTCGCCGCCCGGCTCTGATCGCGGTCGTGGTGGCGCTGGCCCTCGGGCTGAGCGCGTGCAACGACAAGGGAAGCTCGACGGCGGGCAAGGAAGGCAGCCAGCCGGGCGCCGGTGACGTCGCCGGGCTGCCGATCACGCATTTCGAAAGCGGGCTGAAGCCGGACGCCCCCAAGCCGGACCTGCAGGTCCGCAACGAGGACGGCTCCGAAGACGACCAGCTCGCCATCGCCGCGATCGCCGACGCGCAGACCTACTGGACCGAGGTCATGCCGCGCGACTTCGGCCAGCAGTACGAGCCGCTGAAGTCGCTGCTGTCCTACAGCGCGCGGACCGACGACGAAGACACCAAATGCGGCAGCGTCAAGGGCCTCATCAACGCCTTCTACTGCCCGCCGGACGACTCGGTGGCGTGGGACCGCGGCGTGCTGCTGCCGATGCTGCGCGAGCGGTTCGGGAAGATGGCGAGCGCCGTCGTGCTCGCGCACGAACTCGGGCACGCCGTGCAGTACCGGCTCGGCGAGAAGGCCAGCATCAAGAAGAACACCCCGTCGATCGTCAAGGAACAGCAGGCCGACTGCTTCGCGGGCGGCTACTTCCGCTGGGTCGCCGAGGACAAGAGCAAGTTCTACCGCGTCTCAACCTCCGAGGGCCTCAACCAGGTCATGGCGTCGCTGTTCCTGATCCGCGACCAGGCGGGCACCAGCGCGACCAAACAGGGCGCGCACGGCACGGCGTTCGACCGCACGTACGCGTTCCAGGTCGGGTTCGAGAAGGGCCCGAAGGAATGCGCCGCGATGAACGAGGAGAACATCAAGGCGCGGATCACCGAGCGCCCGTTCGACAAGGGTGACAAGGGCAAGGGCGACGCGAAGCTCGACGCCGAGATCATCGGGATCCTGAAGAAGAGCCTCGACGACGCCTTCAAGGGCGCCGGCGTCCCGGGCCCGGAGATCACCGAAGACGGCAACGGCAGCTGCTCCGGCGGCCCCAGCACCCCGCCCGCGTCGTACTGCCCGTCGAACAACACCGTCAGCATCGACATGGCCAAGCTGCGCGAACTCGCCCAGCCGGTCGACCAGCAGGCGGAATGGGAAAGCGGGCACAGCGAGGGCAAGGGCGACTTCGCCGCGTTCTCGGAAATCGCGTCCCGCTACGCGATGGGCATCCAGAAGGGTGTCGGCGCGTCGATCGACAACGCGAACGCGGGACTGCGCACCGCGTGCCTGGTCGGCGCGTGGGCGAAGGCCAGCTCGGTACCCGGCGCGACGCTGCGCCTTTCCGCCGGTGACCTCGACGAGGCCATCTCGGACCTGCTGAGCCCGGAGAGCCTGGTCTCGGCCGACGTCAACGGCAAGCGCGTGGAGAACGGTTTCGAGCGGATCGAGGCGCTGCGGAAGGGCTACCTGGAGAGCTCCTCGGTGTGCTCGACGCAGTACGGCTGA